A genomic segment from Nasonia vitripennis strain AsymCx chromosome 1 unlocalized genomic scaffold, Nvit_psr_1.1 chr1_random0009, whole genome shotgun sequence encodes:
- the LOC116418179 gene encoding uncharacterized protein LOC116418179: MFVDYLMYLADSVDEIHAKQTNNTDEIASINTLFLKQSINENVIANQKQLADKYSYVLPFSTVQSFQEFDEKLQDSKSSLRSDVKNMLLSGLDSNLVISKCMVNMLKMVLSREVAMQYTAVKEVKDKNVMMNTNFYSCISGIL; encoded by the exons atgttTGTAGATTATCTGATGTATTTAGCGGATTCTGTAGATGAAATACAtgcaaaacaaacaaataacaCTGACGAAATAGCAAGCattaatacattatttttaaagcaaagtataaatgaaaatgtcATAGCTAACCAAAAACAGCTTGCTGATAAGTATTCTTACGTTTTACCATTTTCAACGGTTCAGAGTTTTCAAGAATTTGATGAAAAACTACAGGATAGCAAATCAAGTTTACGCTCAGATGTT AAAAACATGCTTTTGTCTGGTCTTGATTCCAACCTTGTAATATCAAAGTGCATGGTAAATATGCTAAAAATGGTCTTGTCAAGAGAAGTTGCGATGCAATATACAGCAGTAAAAGAAGTCAAggataaaaatgttatgatGAATACCAATTTTTATTCTTGTATATCAGGTATACTTTAA